In a genomic window of Tissierellales bacterium:
- a CDS encoding amidase family protein: MKKQSILLGLVLAAAIVGGGIYLQTSKTDTVSNEIVSSEKDSSQQNTNDLVVSEWAKNQNEKEVKTSSKKALDFSAFKSAMDSMSNERVQELDKIVLEASVSDLQKALDDKSITSVELVTYYLKRIEAYDVNKLNSIITLNSKALERAMALDSDRFSTDVRGSLYGLPVLLKDNIATGDHIPNTAGAKALENALSKKEAHIVTKLREQGAIVLGKANLSEWSNFMTSNSNNGYSALGGQTHNPYGTFDVGGSSSGPAASVSANLSALAIGTETSGSLIYPSGQNSVVALKPTWGLWSTENIIPIADSQDTAGPTVRHVEDAAALLYALTDNEKYKGKDYKNVLDSSYLKGKKIALATGEVFSYLQRSEDKAALENVKTELEKLGAEVIEVEIPMSAFNIDSMNVLKSEFKYGVNAYIKSNDIESIRSIEDLIAYNKEDIENRAPLGQDLIESAQKEALSEDKLKALVDSNRTTTRTALDEALKDVDAIFSISNHLSGVYAAAGYPALTVPAGYRENNEPIGVTFVGRAFEDDKLLSIGYAYEMGTKHRNIEKQTLNDK, translated from the coding sequence ATGAAAAAACAGTCAATATTATTAGGGTTAGTTTTAGCGGCTGCAATAGTAGGTGGGGGAATCTATTTGCAAACATCTAAAACAGATACAGTATCTAACGAAATAGTTAGTTCTGAAAAAGATTCATCTCAGCAAAACACAAATGATTTAGTGGTATCAGAGTGGGCAAAAAATCAAAATGAAAAAGAAGTGAAAACAAGCTCAAAAAAAGCTTTAGACTTCTCCGCTTTTAAATCAGCTATGGATTCAATGAGTAACGAACGAGTTCAAGAATTAGATAAAATAGTGCTAGAAGCTAGCGTATCCGATTTACAAAAAGCACTAGATGACAAATCAATAACTAGCGTAGAGTTGGTTACTTACTATCTAAAGAGAATAGAAGCTTATGATGTAAATAAATTAAATTCAATAATAACTTTAAATTCAAAAGCATTGGAAAGAGCTATGGCTCTAGATAGCGATAGATTCTCTACAGATGTTAGAGGCTCACTATATGGTCTTCCTGTGTTATTAAAAGACAATATCGCAACTGGTGACCATATTCCAAACACTGCAGGTGCAAAGGCTCTCGAAAATGCTCTCAGCAAAAAAGAAGCGCATATAGTAACAAAACTTAGGGAACAAGGTGCTATCGTTCTCGGTAAGGCAAACTTGAGCGAATGGTCAAATTTTATGACTTCAAATAGCAATAACGGTTATTCGGCGCTAGGTGGCCAAACTCACAACCCCTACGGAACATTTGATGTAGGTGGATCAAGTTCTGGTCCCGCAGCTTCAGTATCAGCTAACCTATCAGCACTAGCCATAGGTACAGAAACTAGCGGATCGTTAATTTATCCTTCGGGACAAAATAGCGTAGTTGCATTAAAACCTACATGGGGTCTGTGGAGCACAGAGAACATAATCCCTATAGCAGATTCACAAGACACTGCCGGACCAACAGTTAGACACGTCGAGGATGCAGCTGCTCTATTGTATGCACTCACAGATAATGAGAAGTACAAAGGCAAAGACTATAAAAATGTTTTAGATTCTAGTTATTTGAAGGGCAAGAAAATAGCACTAGCTACTGGTGAAGTATTCTCTTATCTACAGAGAAGCGAAGATAAAGCTGCACTTGAAAATGTAAAAACAGAACTTGAAAAACTCGGCGCAGAAGTTATCGAAGTAGAAATTCCTATGTCCGCATTTAATATAGATTCTATGAATGTTTTGAAAAGCGAATTCAAATACGGAGTAAATGCTTATATAAAATCAAACGATATTGAATCTATACGTTCTATAGAAGATCTTATAGCATATAATAAAGAAGACATTGAAAATAGAGCTCCTCTTGGTCAAGATTTAATAGAATCAGCTCAAAAAGAAGCTCTTTCTGAAGATAAGCTGAAAGCTCTTGTAGATTCTAATAGAACTACAACTCGAACAGCTTTAGATGAAGCTCTGAAAGATGTGGATGCAATATTCTCTATTAGCAATCATTTATCTGGAGTCTACGCAGCAGCAGGATATCCAGCTCTAACCGTTCCTGCAGGGTATAGAGAAAATAATGAGCCTATTGGTGTTACTTTCGTAGGTAGAGCATTTGAAGATGATAAGTTATTAAGCATCGGTTATGCTTATGAGATGGGAACAAAACATAGAAATATTGAGAAGCAAACTCTAAACGACAAATAA
- a CDS encoding deaminase: protein MARRDKHNYYLDIAETVLERGTCLRRNYGAIIVKHDEIISTGYTGAPRGRENCSDLGYCMRNKLQIPRGQRYEMCRSVHAEQNACLHASRREMIDGTLYLVGRDVKTGKLVENANSCAMCKRLVINSGIKEVVIRDTHEEYRVILVSDWIENDDSLTEEMGY from the coding sequence ATGGCAAGACGCGATAAACACAATTATTATTTGGACATAGCAGAAACTGTACTAGAGAGAGGGACTTGTCTTAGAAGAAATTATGGTGCGATAATAGTTAAGCATGATGAAATTATTTCTACAGGATATACAGGAGCTCCTAGAGGTAGAGAGAATTGTTCAGATTTGGGGTATTGTATGAGAAATAAATTACAAATACCTAGAGGGCAGAGATATGAGATGTGCAGAAGTGTTCATGCTGAGCAAAATGCTTGTTTACATGCATCGAGACGAGAGATGATTGATGGAACATTGTATTTAGTTGGAAGAGATGTAAAGACTGGAAAACTTGTTGAAAATGCGAATTCATGTGCAATGTGCAAACGACTTGTTATTAACTCTGGTATAAAAGAAGTGGTTATACGAGACACCCATGAGGAATATAGAGTGATTTTGGTATCGGATTGGATTGAAAATGATGACTCATTGACTGAAGAAATGGGCTACTAA
- a CDS encoding histidine kinase, which yields MGILVFLLCFSHSLNLDISKAFEGAKEQTNFKISLLQSQIAPHFLHNSINTAIYMIDTEPEQAKDLLIDFSNYLRAKFRSETQNLDKVVSIKQELDVVHSYIALQRARFGNKINVNYDIDPNSYFLRVPPLLLQPLVENAIEHGNINNNIFLSISIKHSNSGVVISIQDNGPGISKTNVKKLLSGKLVESQSQKRVGLGLYATHHRLEMLYGRGLVITSSKSTGTRIDIQIPITSKRGIENGKNIHNRR from the coding sequence TTGGGCATACTAGTATTTTTACTCTGTTTCTCACACTCTCTAAATTTAGATATATCTAAAGCATTTGAAGGAGCCAAAGAACAGACTAATTTCAAAATATCACTATTGCAATCTCAAATCGCACCACACTTTCTTCACAATTCCATAAACACAGCAATTTACATGATTGATACTGAACCAGAACAAGCAAAAGATTTACTGATTGATTTCAGCAATTACCTGAGAGCTAAGTTCAGATCCGAAACTCAAAATTTAGACAAAGTAGTCTCTATAAAACAAGAACTAGATGTAGTGCATTCGTATATCGCTCTTCAAAGAGCACGATTCGGCAATAAAATAAATGTAAATTATGATATAGATCCAAATTCTTATTTTTTAAGAGTCCCTCCACTTTTATTACAACCTTTAGTAGAAAATGCTATAGAACATGGGAATATAAATAATAACATATTTCTATCTATCTCTATAAAACATTCGAATTCAGGGGTAGTAATAAGCATACAAGACAACGGACCTGGAATATCAAAAACCAATGTAAAAAAACTTCTTTCGGGCAAATTAGTAGAATCACAATCTCAAAAAAGAGTTGGGCTCGGTCTCTATGCAACTCATCACAGGTTAGAAATGCTTTATGGACGTGGTCTAGTCATAACAAGCTCAAAATCAACTGGAACTAGAATTGATATACAAATTCCAATAACATCTAAAAGGGGTATTGAAAATGGTAAAAACATTCATAATAGACGATGA
- a CDS encoding LytTR family DNA-binding domain-containing protein, producing the protein MVKTFIIDDEPNAAKYLKSLLEHNTEVDIIGLYTSALEALSDFKTKAPDLVFTDIEMPDLNGIYLAEQLLKITPHCNIVFTTAYDEYAIEAFEINALDYLLKPISTQRLNQTLSRIVNKSKSINPDILEEISTSSMKPLGKIVISQDESMILIDINDISYFESRGKEIHIHTSDCHYTINKTLSYYEKKLVASNFYRCHKSYLINLNKLVKLSPTIGYSWNAYLEKHKEKIPVSRSRVGDLKELLAL; encoded by the coding sequence ATGGTAAAAACATTCATAATAGACGATGAACCAAATGCTGCTAAATATCTAAAAAGTCTACTAGAGCATAACACAGAAGTTGATATAATAGGACTTTATACATCAGCACTTGAAGCTTTATCTGATTTTAAAACTAAAGCTCCGGATTTAGTATTTACAGATATTGAAATGCCTGATTTAAACGGAATATATCTTGCAGAGCAGCTTTTAAAGATAACTCCACATTGCAATATAGTATTTACTACAGCTTACGACGAATATGCGATAGAGGCCTTTGAGATAAATGCCCTTGATTATCTTTTGAAACCTATATCTACTCAGCGCTTAAATCAAACTCTATCTAGAATAGTAAATAAAAGCAAATCTATAAATCCCGACATTTTAGAAGAGATATCTACTAGTTCTATGAAGCCTCTGGGTAAAATAGTAATTTCTCAAGATGAAAGCATGATACTTATCGATATAAACGATATATCTTACTTCGAATCTAGAGGAAAAGAAATACACATCCATACTTCTGACTGCCACTATACTATTAACAAGACTCTTTCGTATTATGAGAAAAAACTCGTAGCTAGTAACTTTTACAGATGCCATAAAAGTTATCTAATAAATTTGAATAAACTTGTAAAACTATCTCCTACAATAGGGTATTCTTGGAATGCTTATCTCGAAAAACACAAAGAAAAAATCCCCGTGAGTCGATCTAGAGTCGGGGATTTGAAAGAATTATTAGCGCTATAA
- a CDS encoding YibE/F family protein, whose product MKLKCKIHRVIYLLIVFAMMFPLGAVLASGDNSDSDFDREAGLKQHFEEEVRLREHVVKAKIIDIVYDDTNEVRPNLPIESDIRYQNLKVRLSNTKHKGEIFTIRNTIEMVMPYNIIYKKGESIIMYYTEYEDGTIEGLRLFGRSREVPIYLIVILFAVLVILIGRQKGLKSIATLIFTIFMIFCVMLPLVLRGFSPILVAVGIASITSVFTLMLVSGRNKKTATAIMGTIAGVVIAGCVAIFFGQWAQLTGLGNEDAQLLAYIPQHRNMDYQGLLFAGIIIGALGAVMDVAMSMASAMNEIETIHPKISNAELFKSGMNVGRDVMGSMSNTLILAYVGGSIQILLLFLAYQISPFVIMNMDQMASEIIRALAGSIGLVCAIPATAVVYIKNRTNKVRKIKKSKK is encoded by the coding sequence ATGAAATTGAAGTGTAAAATACATAGGGTCATATATTTATTGATTGTATTTGCAATGATGTTTCCGCTTGGAGCAGTTTTGGCAAGTGGAGATAATAGTGATAGTGATTTTGACAGAGAAGCAGGACTTAAACAGCATTTTGAAGAAGAAGTTCGTCTTAGAGAGCATGTTGTAAAGGCTAAAATTATAGACATAGTATATGATGATACTAATGAAGTAAGACCAAATCTGCCCATAGAGTCAGATATTAGGTATCAAAATTTAAAGGTAAGGTTATCTAATACAAAGCACAAAGGAGAAATTTTTACTATTAGAAATACTATAGAAATGGTTATGCCTTACAATATAATATATAAAAAGGGCGAGAGTATAATAATGTATTACACTGAGTATGAAGATGGTACTATCGAAGGATTGAGACTTTTCGGAAGATCTAGAGAAGTTCCAATTTATCTTATTGTAATATTGTTTGCAGTTTTAGTGATATTGATTGGCCGACAAAAAGGTCTAAAATCAATAGCTACACTTATTTTTACCATATTTATGATATTTTGTGTTATGCTGCCACTGGTATTACGTGGATTTTCTCCTATATTAGTTGCTGTAGGTATAGCATCCATAACATCGGTGTTTACATTGATGCTAGTTAGTGGTAGAAATAAGAAAACAGCTACTGCTATAATGGGAACTATCGCGGGAGTTGTAATAGCTGGCTGCGTTGCAATTTTCTTTGGTCAGTGGGCGCAGCTTACAGGTCTAGGAAATGAAGATGCACAATTGCTTGCATATATACCACAGCATAGGAATATGGATTATCAAGGTCTTTTGTTTGCAGGAATCATAATAGGGGCTCTAGGAGCTGTTATGGACGTTGCTATGAGTATGGCTTCGGCTATGAACGAAATAGAGACTATACACCCTAAAATAAGCAATGCAGAGCTTTTTAAATCTGGTATGAATGTTGGTAGAGATGTTATGGGTTCTATGTCAAATACACTTATACTTGCATATGTAGGTGGTTCTATACAGATATTGCTACTATTTTTAGCTTATCAAATATCACCATTTGTTATAATGAATATGGATCAAATGGCGTCGGAGATAATAAGAGCACTTGCGGGAAGTATAGGACTAGTTTGTGCTATACCAGCTACGGCAGTTGTGTATATCAAAAATAGAACTAATAAAGTTAGGAAAATCAAAAAATCAAAAAAATAG
- a CDS encoding 5'-nucleotidase C-terminal domain-containing protein, whose product MKKFKTILAALLVSAMVGTSFAPVAFATETTKAETTTAATEKKEVKAEVASNVIDIVTFNDFHGNLKESGKNVGMAKMIAVANEKQAANENTIVVSGGDNYQGSAMSNLTYGKPVNDMFKAMNVEVSAVGNHEFDWGTSYMKEWQERGDFSFLAANVVEEATGKTPAWAKPYQIVEKNGKKIAFIGLSTVYTLESTSAKSLKGLDIKNAAETAKEWVEFLKAGKAEEGTPDAIFALTHVPSWQDKYGSDPTIPVTGEEMVELAKVEGLNGVISGHSHQTVAGYVEKMPVVQAYKYGRAMGKMSVEFKEDGTVVATPSIDLLYKRSGDIVASEEGTKTYAKWEEELKPIMHEKVGVAIETFGHDTSVNKTTALGSFVCKLMGELADAPIAIQNGGGLRRDMPKGDLTMGLMYEIMPFDNTLYTIEITGADLKMNIDNGLQPENAKAGSFSGLYVEYDMSKAAGERIVKITLEDGTPIEADKYYKVVSNDFLVENPGADGYDFSKGKNPKNLMVPIRDAMADYIKEKGTVTPEVVDYEVNVEGKTDATEVAKEEPKKEEVKEVAKEEVKESASEDQEATKVNAQKEKADASYTVYTVQSGDVLWKIAEKFGMTYKELGELNNLKDVNMIHVGQQLKVPSK is encoded by the coding sequence ATGAAAAAGTTTAAGACAATACTAGCTGCTTTATTGGTTTCAGCTATGGTAGGTACGTCGTTTGCACCTGTAGCGTTTGCAACTGAAACAACTAAAGCTGAAACGACTACAGCAGCAACAGAGAAAAAAGAAGTAAAAGCAGAGGTAGCATCAAATGTAATTGACATCGTTACTTTCAATGACTTCCACGGAAACTTGAAAGAGAGCGGAAAGAATGTTGGTATGGCTAAAATGATAGCTGTAGCTAACGAAAAGCAAGCTGCAAATGAGAACACAATTGTTGTATCTGGTGGAGATAACTACCAAGGTTCAGCTATGTCAAATCTTACTTATGGTAAGCCAGTAAATGATATGTTCAAAGCTATGAACGTTGAAGTATCAGCTGTTGGTAACCACGAATTTGACTGGGGTACAAGCTATATGAAAGAATGGCAAGAAAGAGGAGATTTCTCATTCTTGGCAGCTAACGTTGTAGAAGAAGCAACTGGTAAGACTCCAGCTTGGGCTAAACCTTACCAAATTGTTGAGAAAAACGGAAAGAAAATTGCATTTATAGGACTTTCTACAGTATATACTTTAGAGTCTACAAGTGCTAAAAGCCTTAAAGGTTTAGATATCAAAAACGCAGCAGAAACTGCTAAAGAGTGGGTTGAATTCTTAAAAGCAGGTAAAGCAGAAGAGGGAACTCCAGATGCAATATTTGCACTTACTCACGTGCCATCATGGCAAGATAAATATGGTAGCGATCCTACTATTCCTGTAACAGGTGAAGAAATGGTAGAATTAGCTAAAGTTGAAGGACTTAACGGAGTTATTTCTGGTCACTCACACCAAACTGTAGCAGGTTATGTTGAAAAAATGCCAGTTGTACAGGCTTACAAGTATGGACGTGCAATGGGTAAAATGTCAGTAGAATTTAAAGAAGATGGAACAGTAGTTGCTACACCATCTATCGACTTATTATACAAGCGTAGTGGAGATATAGTTGCTAGCGAAGAAGGAACTAAAACTTATGCTAAGTGGGAAGAAGAGTTAAAGCCAATTATGCATGAAAAAGTTGGTGTTGCTATTGAAACATTTGGACATGACACATCGGTTAACAAAACAACAGCTTTAGGCTCATTTGTTTGTAAATTGATGGGAGAATTAGCTGATGCTCCAATCGCTATCCAAAATGGTGGTGGACTTAGAAGAGATATGCCAAAAGGTGATTTGACAATGGGACTTATGTATGAAATCATGCCTTTTGACAATACACTATACACAATCGAAATAACTGGTGCAGATCTTAAGATGAATATCGACAATGGTTTACAACCAGAAAATGCTAAAGCTGGATCATTCTCAGGTCTTTATGTAGAATATGACATGAGTAAAGCAGCTGGTGAGAGAATTGTAAAAATTACTCTTGAAGATGGAACTCCAATCGAAGCAGACAAGTACTACAAAGTTGTTTCAAATGACTTCTTGGTAGAAAATCCAGGAGCAGACGGATACGATTTCTCTAAAGGTAAAAATCCAAAGAATCTTATGGTTCCAATCAGAGATGCTATGGCTGATTACATCAAAGAAAAAGGTACTGTAACTCCAGAAGTTGTTGATTATGAAGTAAATGTAGAAGGCAAAACAGACGCTACAGAGGTAGCTAAAGAAGAACCTAAAAAAGAAGAAGTTAAAGAAGTAGCTAAAGAGGAAGTTAAAGAGTCAGCTTCAGAAGATCAAGAAGCTACTAAAGTAAATGCTCAAAAAGAAAAAGCAGATGCTTCTTACACAGTATATACTGTACAATCAGGTGATGTTCTTTGGAAAATCGCTGAAAAATTCGGTATGACTTATAAAGAGTTAGGTGAATTAAATAACTTAAAAGACGTGAACATGATTCATGTTGGACAACAGTTAAAAGTTCCTAGCAAATAG
- the upp gene encoding uracil phosphoribosyltransferase, with translation MGKVFEMDHPMVKHKLTFIRDKRTGTKEFKELVKEVSILMAYEVTRNFPLEEIEIETPVCKTKAHVVAGKTVGIVPILRAGLGMVEGMLSVVPSAKVGHVGLYRDPETLEAVEYYCKMPSDIDQRELIVLDPMLATGGSAIAAITLLKERGAKNIKMANLIAAPEGIEAVQKAHPDVDIYVAAVDEGLNDHAYIVPGLGDAGDRIFGTK, from the coding sequence ATGGGTAAAGTTTTTGAAATGGACCATCCAATGGTAAAACACAAATTGACATTTATTCGTGACAAGCGTACTGGAACAAAGGAATTTAAGGAATTAGTTAAAGAGGTTTCAATCCTTATGGCTTATGAAGTAACACGCAATTTCCCACTTGAAGAAATTGAAATTGAGACGCCAGTTTGTAAGACAAAAGCTCACGTAGTGGCAGGGAAGACAGTAGGCATCGTACCAATATTAAGAGCTGGTTTAGGGATGGTTGAAGGTATGTTATCTGTAGTTCCATCTGCAAAGGTTGGACATGTTGGTTTATACCGTGATCCAGAAACTTTAGAGGCTGTAGAATACTATTGCAAGATGCCTTCAGATATAGATCAAAGAGAACTTATAGTACTTGATCCTATGCTTGCAACAGGTGGTTCTGCTATTGCTGCTATCACTCTTTTAAAAGAGAGAGGGGCAAAAAATATCAAGATGGCGAATTTAATAGCTGCTCCAGAAGGAATTGAGGCAGTTCAAAAAGCACATCCTGACGTGGATATCTATGTAGCTGCTGTAGATGAAGGCTTAAATGATCACGCCTACATCGTACCAGGTCTTGGTGATGCAGGCGATAGAATTTTCGGAACTAAATAA
- the rpiB gene encoding ribose 5-phosphate isomerase B, whose product MKIGIGSDHGGFELKEHLRAHLEEKGFDVKDYGTYSEDSVDYPEIGKKVANGVIAEEVELAILVCGTGIGIGISANKVPGIRCAICSDVYSARMSRAHNNANMISIGGRVVGRDLAFEIIDTWLNTEFEGGRHARRVGKIEG is encoded by the coding sequence ATGAAAATTGGTATTGGTAGTGATCATGGTGGATTTGAACTTAAAGAGCATTTGAGAGCGCATCTAGAGGAAAAAGGGTTTGATGTAAAAGATTATGGAACTTATAGTGAGGATTCTGTAGACTATCCAGAAATAGGTAAAAAAGTAGCTAATGGTGTCATTGCAGAGGAAGTTGAACTTGCTATTTTGGTTTGCGGAACTGGTATAGGCATAGGAATATCTGCTAATAAGGTTCCAGGAATAAGATGCGCTATTTGTAGTGATGTTTATTCTGCTAGAATGTCTAGAGCACATAATAATGCAAATATGATATCTATAGGTGGCAGAGTTGTAGGTAGAGATTTGGCATTTGAAATTATTGATACTTGGCTTAATACAGAATTCGAAGGTGGTCGTCACGCTAGACGTGTTGGCAAAATCGAAGGTTAG
- a CDS encoding L-threonylcarbamoyladenylate synthase yields METKIVKMTQDNIDKKAIEEAGDILRNGGLVAFPTETVYGLGANALDEKAAMSIYKAKGRPSDNPLIVHIARREDLDSLVESVSDGAERLMEKFWPGPLTIVFKKSKLVLDSITGGLDTVAIRMPNHKIALELIKEAGVPVAAPSANTSGKPSPTIASHVVEDMDGRVDMIIDGGDAGYGVESTVVDVSGDELMILRPGGITAEDLRGVFEKVSLDPALEYGVSDAVPRSPGQKYKHYSPEAEVIIYTSSDLDKLSTGISKVYDDYVKEGKKPGILSTAETSESYGERLQLILGDRSNPISLSSRLFKRLREFDQLGVDVILAEGLNQLGINLATMNRLKKAAAGQVIVID; encoded by the coding sequence ATGGAAACAAAGATTGTAAAAATGACCCAAGATAATATAGATAAAAAAGCCATAGAAGAAGCAGGCGATATATTGAGAAATGGGGGACTGGTTGCATTCCCAACAGAAACGGTTTACGGATTAGGTGCAAATGCACTTGATGAAAAAGCAGCTATGTCTATATACAAGGCAAAGGGAAGACCTTCTGATAATCCGCTGATAGTTCATATAGCTCGCAGAGAAGATTTGGATTCGTTGGTAGAGTCTGTATCTGATGGAGCTGAGAGACTTATGGAAAAATTTTGGCCAGGTCCACTTACTATAGTATTTAAGAAGAGTAAATTGGTTTTGGATTCTATTACAGGAGGACTTGATACTGTAGCGATTCGAATGCCGAATCATAAAATCGCCTTAGAGCTTATAAAAGAAGCAGGGGTACCTGTAGCTGCACCTAGTGCAAATACATCGGGAAAACCAAGTCCTACAATAGCAAGCCATGTTGTAGAGGATATGGATGGAAGGGTAGATATGATAATAGACGGCGGAGATGCTGGATATGGAGTAGAATCTACTGTTGTTGATGTTTCAGGTGATGAACTGATGATACTTAGACCAGGCGGAATAACTGCTGAGGATCTTAGAGGAGTATTTGAAAAGGTGAGCTTAGATCCTGCGCTAGAGTATGGTGTATCGGATGCAGTTCCGAGATCACCGGGACAAAAATACAAGCATTATTCACCAGAGGCAGAGGTCATAATTTACACTTCTAGTGATTTAGATAAACTTTCAACAGGTATATCTAAAGTGTACGATGATTATGTAAAAGAGGGCAAGAAACCAGGAATACTTTCGACTGCTGAAACTAGTGAAAGTTATGGTGAAAGACTTCAACTGATATTGGGAGATAGATCAAATCCTATAAGTTTATCTTCTAGGTTATTTAAGAGATTAAGAGAATTCGATCAATTAGGTGTGGATGTTATTTTGGCTGAGGGATTGAATCAATTGGGTATCAATCTTGCAACGATGAATCGCTTGAAAAAGGCGGCAGCGGGGCAAGTAATTGTTATAGATTAG
- a CDS encoding cation:proton antiporter: protein MEHGGSEFLIDLVVILVFANLGGFLAQKLKQPSVLGQILVGVIIGPAVIGLIGQSSFIAHFAEIGVILLMFIAGLETDLKDLKASGKSSSLIAIGGVLTPLLFGFLAVMIAEPSSSFNERLFVGIILTATSVSITVQALRELEQLRTKVGIGILGAAIIDDVLGIILLTITVGMISPDSGSSVYLVLIQIIGFFTLTFFVGVLFVRMMKKYHRYLNRGNTILQLALVFCFVMSVLAEELGVAAIIGAYFTGVVFSTTSYRNRVSSETQRIAYVLFTPVFFVNIGLSVNFDGLSESLGVAIAIIIAAIAGKLVGCFVGARVSKFSTRESLQVGIGMIPRAEVALIVTNLGLKMNIIGHEIFTSIILLVLVSTIVTPIMLKASFKGEKKLKESA, encoded by the coding sequence ATGGAACATGGGGGATCCGAATTTTTGATCGACTTAGTAGTAATTTTGGTATTTGCAAATTTAGGTGGTTTTTTAGCACAAAAACTTAAGCAACCAAGTGTTTTGGGACAAATTTTAGTTGGAGTGATAATTGGACCTGCGGTTATTGGATTGATTGGTCAATCTTCATTTATTGCTCATTTTGCAGAAATCGGGGTAATACTTCTTATGTTTATAGCAGGATTGGAAACGGATCTCAAGGATTTGAAGGCTTCAGGGAAGTCTTCATCTCTCATAGCTATCGGAGGTGTTTTGACACCACTTTTATTTGGTTTCCTAGCGGTAATGATTGCGGAACCTAGTTCTAGTTTTAATGAGAGATTGTTTGTGGGGATAATACTTACTGCAACTAGTGTAAGTATTACTGTTCAGGCACTTAGAGAATTGGAACAGCTAAGAACTAAGGTAGGTATAGGAATACTTGGTGCGGCTATTATTGACGATGTGCTAGGTATCATACTACTTACTATTACAGTTGGGATGATAAGTCCTGATTCTGGATCTAGTGTATACCTAGTTCTTATACAGATTATAGGATTTTTTACATTGACATTTTTTGTAGGAGTGCTTTTTGTTAGGATGATGAAAAAGTACCATAGATACTTAAATAGAGGTAATACTATTTTGCAATTAGCCCTTGTTTTTTGCTTTGTAATGTCAGTTTTAGCAGAGGAATTAGGGGTAGCAGCTATAATAGGAGCTTATTTCACAGGAGTAGTATTTTCGACGACTTCTTATAGAAATAGAGTGTCTAGTGAAACACAGCGTATTGCATATGTGTTATTTACTCCAGTATTTTTTGTAAATATTGGGCTAAGCGTTAATTTCGATGGACTTAGCGAGTCGCTAGGGGTGGCTATTGCTATCATCATTGCGGCTATTGCAGGTAAACTAGTAGGGTGCTTTGTTGGAGCTAGGGTTTCCAAATTTTCTACTCGGGAATCGTTACAGGTCGGAATTGGTATGATTCCTAGGGCAGAGGTTGCGTTGATTGTTACTAATTTGGGACTAAAGATGAATATAATAGGTCATGAGATTTTCACATCTATTATATTGTTAGTATTAGTATCGACAATTGTAACTCCTATTATGCTTAAGGCTTCATTTAAGGGTGAAAAGAAATTAAAAGAGAGTGCTTAA